In Astatotilapia calliptera chromosome 20, fAstCal1.2, whole genome shotgun sequence, one genomic interval encodes:
- the LOC113013740 gene encoding LOW QUALITY PROTEIN: deoxynucleoside triphosphate triphosphohydrolase SAMHD1-like (The sequence of the model RefSeq protein was modified relative to this genomic sequence to represent the inferred CDS: inserted 1 base in 1 codon) yields MEKHLNIKDLNKVFNDPIHGHIELHPLLVKIIDTPQFQRLRNIKQLGGGYFVFPGASHNRFEHSIGVGHLAGELAKTLKLKQPELDISERDVLCVQIAGLCHDLGHGPFSHLFDGMFNPEADPEHKDWKHEDASLEMFDHLVVASDLAQEMERYGLILPPDLTFIKEMIKPLKIDDAEWPYEGRDENKSFLYEIVSNKQNGIDVDKFDYFARDCHRLGIRNNFDHQRFIMFARVCDVNGRKHICSRDKEVANLYDMFHTRNSLHRRAYQHRVTKSVEIMIKDALLKADQYILTKGSGGTTFXFSKAKTDMEAYTKLTDQMIERILHPCSCSNEFTPSPLEEARMILQRIMSRDLYQFMGETKLRKKTKKKYK; encoded by the exons ATGGAGAAGCACTTGAACATCAAAGATTTAAACAAG GTGTTTAATGATCCCATCCATGGCCACATCGAATTACATCCACTACTTGTCAAGATCATAGACACACCTCAGTTTCAGAGACTACGAAACATCAAGCAGCTTGGGGGCGGTTATTTCGTTTTTCCAGGAGCATCGCACAACCGCTTTGAACACTCAATAGG GGTGGGGCACTTGGCAGGAGAACTTGCAAAAACTCTGAAGCTGAAACAGCCAGAACTCGACATCAGTGAACGAGACGTCCTTTGTGTGCAAATTGCAGGTCTCTGTCATGACCTGG GACATGGACCTTTTTCCCATCTTTTTGATGGAATGTTCAACCCCGAAGCAGACCCAGAACATAAAGACTggaag CATGAGGATGCCTCTTTAGAGATGTTTGATCATCTGGTGGTGGCGAGTGATCTGGCACAAGAGATGGAGCGTTATGGACTGATACTCCCACCTGACCTGACATTTATCAAGGAGATGATTAAACCTCTAAAGATTGATGACGCTGAG TGGCCGTATGAAGGTCGAGATGAGAATAAATCCTTCCTCTATGAAATTGTGTCAAACAAGCAAAATGGGATTGATGTGGACAAATTCGACTACTTTGCCAG GGACTGCCACCGCCTGGGCATCCGGAACAACTTTGACCATCAACGCTTCATCATGTTTGCCAGGGTGTGTGATGTGAATGGGAGGAAGCACATTTGCTCTAGAGACAAG GAAGTGGCAAACCTGTATGACATGTTCCACACAAGGAACTCTCTCCACAGAAGAGCCTACCAGCACAGAGTGACCAAGAGTGTAGAAATTAT gaTCAAAGACGCCCTCTTGAAAGCAGATCAGTACATCCTGACTAAAGGTTCAGGAGGGACAACGT TGTTCTCCAAAGCTAAAACTGACATGGAAGCCTACACAAAGCTGACAG ATCAAATGATTGAAAGAATACTCCACCCTTGTTCTTGTTCAAATGAATTCACTCCCTCTCCTCTGGAGGAAGCAAGGATGATTCTGCAGAGGATCATGTCTCGAGACCTGTACCAGTTTATGGGTGAAACCAAG cTCAGAAAGAAGACCAAGAAGAAATACAAGTAA